From the genome of Nerophis ophidion isolate RoL-2023_Sa linkage group LG25, RoL_Noph_v1.0, whole genome shotgun sequence, one region includes:
- the usp8 gene encoding ubiquitin carboxyl-terminal hydrolase 8 isoform X3 — protein MMKDQMITVIVMDARTHADFQESHIQVPSQACISVPQEAISPGITVNQIEDKLPEASKEEWKRRGCVDYVVLLDWFNSVSDLTLGTTLQSLKDALYKWDSITILQSQPLVLEGGYENWLLFYPMYTTNAKVRPPRLNYVSTLPQLNFSYPSLEEPKPQEEAEAVEPSAPLLENGVESSPAGSPGRPAHTLDASKKGTSSQSIPQFDRSKKPSIRVLDQPTVDKESSSIRPGVPNRSAKPALNISSSEEDHSHSEALASVEKVRQEQELKDRLGKEEEPEKKPKEEEEENPHQEKKRLERQKAEEKEDIDKQEKNNKDSDAPTKSMSLDSPAPNLVVSEVKREPLMRARSEEMGRSVPGLPDGWMKFLDTVTGTFRYYHSPTNRVHMYPPEVTLPTPPAVEQRPPRPPSTVEKEQEREQSKLKRSYSSPDISQDLREEVQKKSPVAPIPTINRETKPPSAKVYSKVELARPSASKIRNLNPTFGGLGTSLTGLRNLGNTCYMNSILQCLCNTPAMAEYFNNNYYLQDINRFNILGHKGEVAEEFGVIMKALWAGLYKCISPRDFKTTIGKINDQFAGYDQQDSQELLLFLMDGLHEDLNKADNRKRYKEEENDHLDDEKAADLAWNKHKLLNESIIVALFQGQFKSTVQCQTCQRKSRTFETFMYLSLSLASSSKCSLQDCLKMFSKEERLTDNNKVFCRHCKAHRDSTKKLEIWKVPPILLVHLKRFSYEGRWKQKLQTSVDFPLDFLDLSHYVIGPKHNLKKYNLFGVSNHYGGLDGGHYTAYCKNTVKQRWYKFDDHEVSEFSTSSVKSSAAYILFYSTL, from the exons AATCACTGTGAACCAGATTGAGGACAAGCTTCCTGAAGCATCCAAAGAAGAATGGAAGAGGCGTGGGTGTGTGGACTATGTAGTCCTGTTAGACTGGTTTAACTCTGTGAGCGATCTTACACTGGGGACCACCTTGCAGAGCCTGAAAGATGCTCTCTACAAG TGGGACAGTATCACCATCTTGCAAAGTCAACCGCTGGTGTTGGAAGGAGGTTATGAAAACTGGCTTTTGTTCTACCCAATGTACACCACCAACGCCAAAGTCCGCCCTCCCAGACTAAACTACGTCAGCACCTTGCCTCAGC TAAACTTCAGTTATCCATCCCTTGAGGAACCAAAGCCTCAAGAAGAAGCAGAAGCTGTAGAACCCAGCGCTCCCTTACTAGAGAATGGAGTTGAAAGCAGCCCAGCAGGATCTCCAGGCCGACCTGCACACACGCTGGATGCAAGTAAGAAAGGAACGTCCAGCCAATCTATTCCACAG TTTGACCGCAGCAAAAAGCCCTCCATCCGCGTGTTAGACCAGCCTACAGTAGACAAGGAGTCCAGCAGCATCAGGCCAGGCGTCCCTAACCGCTCGGCCAAACCAGCCCTCAACATTTCTTCATCTGAAGAAGACCACAGTCACTCTGAGGCGCTGGCCTCCGTGGAGAAAGTTAGGCAGGAACAGGAGCTGAAAGACAGACTGGGAAAAGAAGAAGAGCCTGAGAAGAAAccaaaggaggaggaggaggagaacccACATCAAGAGAAAAAGAGGCTGGAGAGACAGAAAGCCGAGGAAAAGGAGGACATAGACAAGCAGGAGAAAAACAACAAGGATTCTGACGCCCCCACAAAGAGTATGTCTCTGGACTCAcctgctcccaaccttgtggtcAGTGAAGTCAAG AGAGAGCCACTGATGAGGGCAAGAAGTGAAGAAATGGGAAGAAGTGTACCAGGCCTGCCAGATGGTTGGATGAAG TTCCTTGACACTGTTACCGGAACCTTCCGATACTACCATTCTCCAACCAACCGCGTCCACATGTACCCACCTGAGGTCACTCTTCCCACGCCGCCGGCCGTGGAGCAGAGACCTCCGCGACCACCCTCCACTGTGGAGAAGGAGCAGGAGCGGGAACAGTCCAAGTTAAAGCGGTCCTACTCTTCTCCAGACATCAGCCAGGATCTGAGAGAAGAGGTCCAGAAGAAGTCTCCTGTTGCCCCCATACCCACAATCAACAGAGAAACCAA ACCGCCAAGTGCTAAAGTTTATTCTAAAGTGGAGCTGGCACGTCCATCAGCTTCCAAAATCCGCAACCTGAATCCAACATTTGGAGGCCTGGGTACTAGTTTGACTGGCCTTCGTAACCTCGGCAACACCTGTTACATGAACTCCATCTTGCAGTGTTTGTGTAACACTCCAGCCATGGCGGAGTACTTCAacaacaattattacctgcaagACATCAACAG GTTTAACATTCTTGGCCATAAAGGGGAAGTGGCGGAGGAGTTTGGTGTCATCATGAAGGCGCTGTGGGCTGGTCTGTACAAGTGCATCAGTCCTCGGGACTTTAAGACCACCATCGGCAAGATCAATGACCAGTTTGCAGGCTACGACCAGCAGGACTCTCAGGAGCTGCTGCTCTTTCTCATGGATGGGCTCCACGAGGACCTCAACAAG gCGGACAACAGGAAGCGGTACAAGGAGGAGGAGAACGACCACCTGGACGATGAGAAGGCAGCAGACCTGGCCTGGAACAAACACAAGCTACTGAACGAGTCCATCATTGTTGCTCTCTTCCAGGGCCAGTTCAAGTCCACGGTACAGTGTCAGACCTGCCAGCGCAAGTCTCGCACCTTTGAGACCTTCATGTACCTTTCCTTGTCTCTGGCCTCCAGCAGCAAGTGCTCCCTGCAG GATTGTCTGAAGATGTTCTCCAAGGAGGAGCGGCTGACCGATAACAACAAAGTCTTTTGTCGACACTGTAAAGCTCATAGAGATTCCACCAAGAAACTGGAGATCTGGAAGGTTCCTCCTATTCTCTTGGTGCACCTGAAGCG ATTCTCCTACGAAGGTCGATGGAAGCAGAAGCTGCAGACCTCTGTGGATTTTCCTTTGGACTTTCTGGACCTTTCACACTACGTCATTGGACCCAAACACAACCTGAAGAAATATAACCTCTTTGGCGTGTCT AACCACTACGGAGGTCTGGATGGCGGCCATTACACCGCCTACTGTAAGAACACCGTCAAGCAGCGTTGGTACAAGTTTGATGATCACGAGGTTTCGGAGTTCTCCACCTCCTCCGTCAAATCTTCTGCAGCCTACATTCTCTTCTATTCCACCCTCTGA